One Microbacterium esteraromaticum genomic window carries:
- a CDS encoding peptide ABC transporter substrate-binding protein, whose amino-acid sequence MKHNKITLAGVALLAAGALALSGCAGGGDTPDADKGSSSTDASAIIKVNGSEPQNPLIPTNTNETGGGKILDAIFAGLIGYEADGAVFNEVAEEITVDDPQNLTVKLRKGLKFTDGEEVTADNFIKAWNYGALASNEQLSSYFFEDIEGFSYDEDSELTGLKQVDDHTFTITLNKPASDFAQRLGYSAYYPLPDVAFEDMEAFGENPIGNGPYMLDGEGAWKHDVGINLVANPDYDGPSKAANGGLEIVFYATQDAAYNDLLANELDVLDAIPDSAFGNYESDLGDRAVNQPAAIFQSFTIPERLKHFSGEEGNLRRQAISMAINRQEITEVIFQGTRTPASDFTSPVIDGWTDSLEGSEVLEFNEDKAKELWAEADKIQPWTGSFQIAYNADGGHQAWVDATVNSIKNTLGIDASGAPYPTFAELRGKVTDRTIETAFRTGWQADYPGLYNFLGPLYATNAGSNDGDYSSAEFDKLLSDGISETDPEAANKLYQEAQSVLLKDLPVVPLWYSNVVGGYGENVDNVQFGWNSVPLFSDIEKKTAE is encoded by the coding sequence GTGAAGCACAACAAGATCACACTCGCGGGCGTCGCGCTGCTCGCGGCGGGTGCCCTGGCACTCTCCGGCTGCGCAGGCGGCGGCGATACGCCAGATGCAGACAAGGGCTCCTCGAGCACCGATGCATCCGCGATCATCAAGGTCAACGGCTCTGAACCGCAGAACCCGCTGATCCCGACTAACACCAACGAGACCGGTGGCGGCAAGATCCTCGACGCGATCTTCGCCGGACTCATCGGCTACGAGGCCGATGGTGCGGTGTTCAACGAGGTGGCCGAGGAGATCACCGTCGATGACCCGCAGAACCTCACGGTCAAGCTCCGCAAGGGCCTGAAGTTCACCGACGGCGAAGAGGTCACCGCCGACAACTTCATCAAGGCGTGGAACTACGGCGCCCTGGCTTCGAACGAGCAGCTCTCCAGCTACTTCTTCGAGGACATCGAGGGCTTCAGCTACGACGAGGACTCCGAGCTGACCGGTCTGAAGCAGGTCGACGACCACACCTTCACGATCACGCTGAACAAGCCGGCCTCCGACTTCGCCCAGCGCCTCGGCTACTCGGCCTACTACCCGCTCCCGGACGTCGCGTTCGAGGACATGGAGGCCTTCGGCGAGAACCCGATCGGCAACGGCCCCTACATGCTCGACGGTGAGGGCGCGTGGAAGCACGACGTGGGCATCAACCTCGTCGCCAACCCCGACTACGACGGCCCGAGCAAGGCTGCCAACGGCGGTCTGGAGATCGTCTTCTACGCCACGCAGGACGCGGCGTACAACGACCTTCTCGCCAACGAGCTCGATGTCCTGGACGCCATCCCGGACTCGGCCTTCGGCAACTACGAGTCCGACCTGGGCGACCGCGCGGTCAACCAGCCCGCGGCCATCTTCCAGTCCTTCACCATCCCTGAGCGCCTCAAGCACTTCAGCGGCGAAGAGGGCAACCTGCGTCGCCAGGCGATCTCGATGGCGATCAACCGCCAGGAGATCACCGAGGTGATCTTCCAGGGCACCCGCACCCCGGCCAGCGACTTCACCTCGCCGGTCATCGATGGCTGGACCGACTCCCTCGAGGGCTCCGAGGTTCTCGAGTTCAACGAGGACAAGGCCAAGGAGCTGTGGGCCGAGGCCGACAAGATCCAGCCCTGGACCGGTTCGTTCCAGATCGCGTACAACGCAGACGGCGGCCACCAGGCCTGGGTCGACGCGACCGTGAACTCGATCAAGAACACGCTCGGCATCGACGCCTCGGGTGCACCGTACCCGACGTTCGCCGAGCTGCGCGGCAAGGTCACCGACCGCACCATCGAGACCGCGTTCCGCACCGGATGGCAGGCCGACTACCCCGGTCTGTACAACTTCCTCGGACCGCTCTACGCGACCAACGCGGGTTCGAACGACGGCGACTACTCCAGCGCTGAGTTCGACAAGCTGCTGTCGGACGGCATCTCGGAGACCGACCCGGAGGCAGCCAACAAGCTGTACCAGGAGGCTCAGTCGGTGCTGCTGAAGGACCTGCCCGTCGTGCCGCTGTGGTACTCGAACGTGGTCGGTGGCTACGGCGAGAACGTCGACAACGTGCAGTTCGGCTGGAACTCGGTTCCGCTCTTCTCCGACATCGAGAAGAAGACGGCGGAGTAA
- a CDS encoding ABC transporter permease has protein sequence MAFYILRRILQAIPVFFGATLLIYFMVFAMPGDPIAALFGDRQPNPALLARLRAEYHLDEPFLVQYGYYIAGIFRLDFGTSFSGQAVADILARTFPVTLRLAVMAVAIAFVLAIVIGLFSALDKGGVFDNSMLVLALIFIAVPIFVLSFLAQYFLAVQLGWFRPTVGARNDWGDLWLPAWVLGFSVYATSMRLTRASTIETLGQDWVRTAYSKGLSRGRVIPVHVLRNSLIPMVTDLGTVFGVLMVGATVTEGIFNVPGVGNTLYQAIIRGENPTVVSFVTVFVVVYVLINLVVDLIYGLLDPRIRYVTT, from the coding sequence GTGGCCTTTTACATCCTCAGACGAATCCTGCAGGCGATCCCCGTCTTCTTCGGTGCGACCCTGCTGATCTATTTCATGGTGTTCGCCATGCCGGGCGACCCGATCGCCGCGCTGTTCGGCGACCGCCAGCCCAACCCCGCCCTGCTGGCGAGGCTCCGAGCCGAGTACCACCTCGACGAACCGTTCCTCGTGCAGTACGGGTACTACATCGCCGGCATCTTCCGGCTCGACTTCGGCACGAGCTTCTCGGGCCAGGCTGTCGCCGACATCCTCGCGAGGACCTTCCCGGTGACGCTGCGCCTCGCCGTGATGGCTGTCGCCATCGCGTTCGTGCTCGCCATCGTCATCGGCCTGTTCTCCGCCCTCGACAAGGGCGGCGTCTTCGACAACTCGATGCTCGTGCTGGCGCTGATCTTCATCGCTGTGCCGATCTTCGTGCTGTCGTTCCTGGCGCAATACTTCCTCGCCGTCCAGCTCGGCTGGTTCAGACCGACAGTGGGAGCGCGCAACGACTGGGGTGATCTCTGGCTTCCCGCATGGGTGCTCGGCTTCAGCGTCTACGCGACGAGCATGCGCCTCACCCGCGCCTCCACCATCGAGACGCTCGGCCAGGACTGGGTGCGCACCGCGTACAGCAAGGGCCTCTCGCGCGGCCGTGTCATTCCCGTGCACGTCCTGCGCAACTCGCTCATCCCGATGGTCACCGACCTCGGCACCGTGTTCGGCGTCCTGATGGTCGGCGCGACCGTGACCGAGGGCATCTTCAACGTCCCAGGCGTCGGCAACACCCTGTATCAGGCGATTATCCGAGGTGAGAACCCGACGGTCGTCTCGTTCGTGACCGTGTTCGTCGTCGTGTACGTGCTCATCAACCTGGTCGTGGATCTCATCTACGGCCTGCTCGACCCGAGGATCCGCTATGTCACGACCTGA